tcttacagtatgtcctaaAGGCTACAGTCAGCTCTACTTTTTCATCCTAGCAAAGGGCCAAGCTCAGTGCAGCTCATTCTTAAGTACCAGCTGACATGCAGGAACCCCACAGACCTCCGATTTCACCCAGACTCCAGCACTCACGCAAATTCCAGCTTCCGGAGGTTATTCACAGCCGGAACATGGAAGGTGTCCCCATCTGGCCTCGTCTCTGAATCAGCAGAGTCACTACAGTACGAAAATGTCAACAGGTTTTGCAATTAGTCAGTAGTATTTGCAGTTTCACCATCCACCGTAATAATCTGTACTGACAAAAATTCAGGACAGTTATGTCATTTTTATCTCAAATGTGTTTTAGAAATCCAGATGCTTCCCTAATGTTCAAtccatttctttggtttttcagGGAGAAGAAAGCAGATTACATGGTACCATATACGATACTGAACAAATGTGAACAGTCGCCGTGGCACAAAAGACTGCCTAAACAAACTGGGTAAATCCAACAATAACATGAAAACAtgagaagaaaaaggaaaccaGAGATTTGGAAGAGATGAGcaaaggaaaaagagaaaaataaaaaaaatggtagTGAAAGGACAGAAGAGGGAAGCCACAGTCTTCAAGgtctttcatacagtatgtcctttcaCACTTAAGAGTACATAAAAAGTATACTATAGTATtgtaacaagtaaaggtttattccgtgctgaaaagagcagaaaagaaacacagcgtttcctttcggccgaaacgttgtttcctttcttcttttttcagcacggaataaacctttacttgttcctttgccacctatgcatgctgatgcagctccctacttcaaatacagtattgtattgtCTTGTATAGTTTATGGCCTCTTTACCATAAAAGCAGCTTCTTCTGTCTGTAGATCTGAACAAGCTGGTTCAGGTTTTCTACGTCACTGAGCTGTCTGGCTTTGAAAGGGTTAACAGTGAACTTGGCCACGGCATCTTTTAAGAGGTCTTTCTCCCCTGTCTGCTGCAAACACTCCCACAGGCTTATGGTATCAGCAACAGAAGCCCTACATAAGACAAGCAGATCAGAATAATTAACATAGTATGCCGTACATTATACATATTgcttaatttaagaaaaagtaTTAAGAAAGAGTTATGAATGTATCAATTTTTCATTAAGACTAATTAATGGTTGTTCAGGAGTTTCAATACTTACACTCAAATCAAATATAGAGTATAAACtgtaatataatgtatatataatagtaataattgcttacacttctataccatttttctgggcactccactcaaagtgctttacaagtaatggggatcccctccaccaccaccagtgtgcagccccacctggatgatgtgacggcagccatagtgcgccagtccactccccacacaccagctctcagtggggaggagaacagagtaatgaagccaattcatagattattaggaggccatgattggtaagggccaatgggaaatgtggccaggacgccgggataacaccccctactcttttcgagaaacgtcctgggatttttaatgaccacagagagtcaggacctcggttttacgtctcatccaaaagacggggcctttttacagtgtagtgtccccatcacatATATAAGTACATTTATAAAAGAACAAATTGATTTTGGATTCCTGACCTGAAAGATGTTACACAGTTTAATCCCACCAGCTCTCTCAGTCCTGGGAGGTCAATGGCTGTCTCCTGTATGTCAATGGAAAAATTCTTCTGGTTGTCTTTGGTTTCCTTCAGGAGGTACTTTAGAACAAAGACGTCAGGTGGGGTGAGAGGGGTGCCACTAAACGAAAGCTCTTCAGGCAGTTTCTGAGCCAGGTTTCTCAGGAGTTTCGTGCTTCCAGTTTCATACACGCAGTGACACAGCTCCAGGAGGCGGTTGGCGCTCAGCTCAGACGGCCTGAGCTTCTCCAAGTGTGCTTCAATAGTGTTTCGCTTTGCCAGTCTCTTCTTGGTGCTGCCAGGAAGCCAATCCAAATGTTTCTGTGTCTTCTGGAACAGCAGCCCCACCATAAACCTCCGTGTGACATCCAGCCAGTCATCCTGGGGCTTCTTCTTCTTTTGCTGGAGCATGGTCTGTGTCAAAAGGCTCTTATCATTGAGTTCTTTGGCTGCAGTGATATGCAGAGCTCCCAAGAAattttgcacaaacaaatctgtAAATCCACAGCCAAACTCTTCTTCATCTCCCTTCCTCTTCAAAATATATGGTGTAAGAATCCCACTGTTCAAGCCAAACTCCTTCAGCCCCGTGGAGCACAAATCTTCGTGGCTCAGGAGACAGCTGTGGTCTTTCACTCCTCTCCACGCCAGCGCCCCGAGCTTTGGAATATTCTGTTTCTCCTGCCTCTTACCAGGATCTGCTTTGGTTGTATTCATGTGCAATTTCTGATAAAACACCTGCTGGTACAGTTCTGTAAGCGTTGATGGTAAGCTTTTCTTGCTACCTACATTTTCAAGAAGGAAGCATGTAAACCTGCATATTAAAGGGTTAAAACACAAAGCAGAGAGAAAGTTGTGGTTCCTTACTTTTGTCCAAGCCCAGTCGTAGCATGAAGTATCCTTAAAATACCTCTCTGTGTAAAGTTGTATTTCCTCTTCTGAGAAACCACATAACTCAACGATTTTATCTACTTTGCCTAAAAACTGGTTCAAAACTTCTTTAGGCCTGGCAGCAATTAATATTGTGCTGCCAACAATCAGCTTCTTCTGGAACAGACCTGAAAACAACTGCTTAATGGTGTAAACATCTTTTGTGGAACTGGTAGCAGGGCATTGTAAAAGACCTTCAGAGTCCTGAAAATCGTCAAATCCATCAAATATGATCAGAACTTTCTGTGGGTTGGAGAGTATGTATCTGAAGACTTCGTCGACATTTCTGGGAGGTGGCGCAGGAAAGATATCGAACAGCAGGTTCTTCAGGCTGTATGTTTGGTCCGGCAGATTCAACTTCTTGGTCTCAAAAAAGAAGACCAGCTCAAAGTGCTGGAAGTCTCCCTTTGACCAGTCCAGGCACAGCTTCTGGATGAAGGTGCTCTTGCCCATTCCAGCTTTCCCTAGCAAAGCAATCAACTCTTTTGGTTTCTGTCCTGCTTCCTCAAACAACTGGCTTCTCTTTATTTCAAATTTCCTTCTCTCTGCCATGTCAAAAAGTAGGAGTTCCTTTTCCTGGTATTTGTTGACGTGCTTTCCTGTTCTGGTCTTAATCTGTCTCTGCACCAAAGGCACATCAATGTAAAGGGAGTCCAGAGCTACTTCATTCTCAATGGCCATTAACTGGCAGTTGTCATACATGAAGGCCTTTGCTGTTGCAATATAGTCTTCAACACACTCTGAAAACATCAAAACAGAATTTAGAATCATTAGCAATATTTACAAATTAGTGAGCGTTagtggaaataaaaatgaaatcatgcagtaaaataaaatccactTTATTTCTACGTTTACATTCATTCCTGTTATTACAGGAGTTTCggctgaagatttttttttcaatcgtATAGGATCctatattaatttgttttagaatctatttcaattattttgtaggatgagatccctggatcaattaactacaaaATAGGCCTGATAGggcaaatggcctcctctttaTAGCTTTTGTTATATAATtatgcagcactgagatcatTTTTGTCATTCCCAAACTTTCAGCGACCAGATCATGTGCAGGAATAATAGCATAATCGCCAGGTTCTTGTCACTGTCGTTCACAACAATCgaaaaagaacacattttacTTCCGTGTGATTCCACAGATATGATTCGAAGAACCAGAAAAGCAAAGAGGAACATACTGGGCATTTCAGAACACTGAGAAGACTGAAGGGGAGGAGCTGTTGATCCTTTGTGGGGTGACATTCCAGTATCTGAAAATCAATCAGGAAGTCAGAAGGACCATTTTTGCAGCTCTGCAGCAATGTCTGTGGAGTCTAACACATTCTGTTCCTAACCGTGCACAGTCTTTTACTAAAGATCTTAGAAGATATTACAAATCCATAGGCCACAAGAGCTTATTGTTTCCTCACACATTAAGCATGGCTTCTCACTACAGATTATTTAAGAATATGTATTACTGCACTGTTGTGCCAAAGTCTTAGGTATCTTAAATGTCTAACTCAATCAGGAAAATACAAGATGTCTTGATGCTACAGGCTATTCTGCACTGCACTGAATCCACACCATCATAAAAGATGCACTGTACCTGCTGTAGAAGCCGGGGAGGAGACTGATGCTGGAGAAAGAGTGCTTATGGAATCAGCAGAGGAGATAACAGAGGTCTGGTTCACACTCTCTGGGCCCACAACTGACCCTGGAGCTGAAGAAGAGAAGACAATATAAACCCTGTTACCCAATTGCTTTAAGACAGTCCCTGGTCTGGAACAAAGCTCTGTAGCACGTTCAGATGCCTCTATACCGTTTCATCGCTTGTGTAGTGGTCGTGTCATTTACCTGGGGAGCTCGGAGAAGCCTGAGGCTGAGATGAAGTGAGTGACACAGGAGGCACTGCAAAGGAAAGAGACATGAGAAGagaacagaacaacaacaaaaaaagcaaaccTACAGAGCTGCTCACGTTACCAGGGATATCACGGAAGGAAAAATGTAGGCACAGAGAGAACCAAGCCAGTCACAAAACAGCACACAAGAAGTAATCCTTGTCATCAATACTCATCCTAACTAaagaaacaaacactgcaaatataatacagtacattcactcaTTCACTCACTCAAAGGCCATTGTGCTAATGAATATTAGCTGTGACATTATTTTGAGTAGAAGAAGAATTCTAAACATGCATGATTAGTTAtttttcacagaaaaacaatCGTAGTATGTAGCATAATTCACGGTTCCAGTTAGACCTGTACTTGACTCACCTAGCACAAAGGTGGGTCCTCTTGAATTGACAGAGCTGCCTACAGGAGAGGTGTGCGGTGTGGCGATTATGTGTTGTGGGAAAGAAGGGTAAACCTGGACTGCAGCATTGTTCATCACAAAGCTGCCTGTGAAAGAACAGTGAAGGGAAAGATCTCCGTCATCATCACCATCAAAATCATCGCCCTCAACACCTCCAACACCACTGTCGTTATCATCACAATCACCATATAAATTCATTGAAAGTGTTGAGTTTCCACACAACATCTACAGTACCAGGATCACTAAGGAGTGCTTGGgctgatctttaaaaaaaacacacggtGATAAATATTTGTAGTACCAAATTATTATTTGGTAGTTTGTAGTATTCAAAGACAGATAAGTAAAAAGACACAGTTACATTAAGATTACCCATGTGCTTGAACTCCTGAAAGTTTTCTCATACAAATGTTGCTACCAGAAATTTCAATGTTTTGCTCATGTTTAGCCAAACACTGTTTAAATAAATAGGATGATATTTACAATCTAAAGAGTAGTAGATTTACTAAATCCTTCTGGATTTTCAAACATCTGACTATTTTGGATCTTCTGGGCTGGCAGGCATTCTAAAAGTTCCTTGATAGTGAGCTCAAAATTGAAACCCGATTTGTATGGAGTCTCTCATTGACATCAAAACTTCATATTGGCAAATGACTCCATCTAAAGCAAGTGTTTCACTGGCAGTGGCAAGTTACAGTCAGGCGCACACACTTACTAGTGCAGTGTGCAATAAGTGTTGGACTTCCATTTGCAGGGATAGAAAACTGCAGAACCTGAGGAACTGGGCTTGAATTTATCTGCAAGACTCCCTGAGCAGCCGGCAAGGTCATTAAGCTACAGGTGCTCACTGCTGGAGGACTGATACCTGtcaaaacacaatttaattaGAAGCATTCTTAGTCACCAAACAGGCAGCCTTTAAAATTGTGCGACAACAtcagaaataaaaaggaaatgacaacaataaaaccACAGGCAAGAAGCTATTCTAACTATTCTATCTTTCCGTTGTGATCACCTGCAGTTAAAAAGGACAAGTAAAACTGTCAATATTATCTTATTATATTACAATGTGATCACGGGAGCTTTAGGTAGGACATATGTTTCTTTATAGACAGTAACAAAACTAATCAAACAGCTGTAAATTACAAGCCTTACAGACTCAACGGTTGGataggatgaagaaattcagaaTCGCATCAGCAAAATTAAATTCGTTCTTCTTTAGGATTTGGCTCAAGGCAGAGTTTGAAACAGCtgacagcaaattaaaaaaatcatatttataaCTGTATTTTTCAGTTAGCAACACTGTGATTGAAAGCTGAAAGCACAAAAGGAAAAGGAGACCACTACTTTTCAGTCGAGACAAGACTTTGCCACCTGTTGTGCTAAAGAGGTCAAAAAGTGGTTGCTCAGTGCAAGAAGGGCATTTCCTGTTTACAACTGTCATTTCAATCACTGTGAAATCACCTTTATTTGGCAGACTGTTTGTGACTtcaagacattttttatttctcttgttCAGTTTCGGTGTCCTCCGACAGTGTCTGGGATCTGGAGGAACAAAACACGGGAAAAGTTCAGTTCATCTCCAGCGCAAAGTGTTGCTATTCTCTGCTGCTGAAAAAAAGTTGAATACCAAGAATGAGGTACAGTGCAGCAGTACTTGCTTGccattttcttctgtctcaaaTGCAAACTGAAATGTAACACTCAtgcaattatatttatattatattatttttcaaatacttaTAATACTTATGAGTGCTTATGAAGTGCATTATGAACAAATGCAAAGTtatttcaacatactgtattaaaaaaccCAACTGCAGtaaaaaattgcattttgcaTCCAAATTGTGAAAGAAAAGAATTATATATGTGCACAAAATGCCCCTGCAATACTATGCTTAACTTAAATGGTAGGCGAAAGCCAAGTTCTATAATGCACAGACAAATTATAAAGTAAAAGCAAACTGGAGTACCTCTTCTACGTTTTAGCTTGGGTGAATCGTCAGAAATGATTCCAGTAGAATTGTGATCTGGAATTTAAGAAAAAGTAGGGTCATTTCCTCAAATACTCCGTAAACAAAATCCCAGTAATATTCTCTGCAGACACATAAAAACATTAATGGTCTCACGTGCTCCGCTCTGTGAGGGTTTTGCTGCTCACCTCTCTTTTCacagtttgtcttttttacttttgtttcctGGCTTATTGTGTCCAAACCTGTAGCTTCTGGCGTTGTCGCTCTCATCTCAGTTTCACctgctattttgaaaaaaaaaagcagaagtgAAAATTGATATAGACACAGTCACTCTAAAAACTAATACTAAACATTACGCACTAAAGCTAGAAGCACTCAGATATGAATAAATATCATTACAATGAACCAAATTGTTACTGGCAATGAATAATTGTTTGTGCACGAATAAGCTTTAGAATGTCAACATCGAGCTGTAACATATTTAGAACTTCCCCTTTGATTATCcatactgcaatgctctgccaCATCCACAAAAAACCCTGCATGTGACATAATATGCTTTCCTCAGACCTTTCCGAAAGAATAGAAATGTTCAGTCTGCTTTAAAGGAAAGCGTGCAAGATCTATAGTTTGAAAGATAACGATTTGAGTCACTTACTCAAAATCTCTGGTTGGTCATCCTGCAGAAACCTGAGAATCCtctctgaaattaaaaataaaacacttgttTACTGAGTAGCCTAAAGCCAAGAGAAATGCTTACAGACATTATGAGTAACTATTAAACTATCAGAAGGCTGAAAAGGCTTAGGCTCATTTACTATTCAATAGAAAATAGTTCTAACGGATAGTAGGTGCGGGGTTGTAGGATGAGTTACCAATATTCTCTCGGTCTTCCAAGGGCTGGGAGCTCGGAGAGTAGCAGCACTCAAGCTCAGCGTCAAAGGGTGAGCACAGCAATCCGAGGAGATTGGAAGACTCCAAAGACAACTGATTGCCATCGTCATCTGCATTCACAATTATACATGAAAAGGATTCAATTGACACACAAACAACAGAACGTTTCACACGATATTCAGTTCAAGAAACCTCTATATCAAACAATCTTCAATTAAGAGAAGAAGCATACCATTATTACAAATGTTACAAGTGATCTGCatagttttccatttttaatccGGCAATGTCAAGCCACACCGAGTGTACAAAACATTAGGGACGACTGCTCTTTCCTCAAAATAGACGGACCAGGTGAATCCAGGTGAAAGCTATGATCCTTAATTGATTTCACCTGTTAAATCCACTTGAATCCAGATTTTTAAGGCTTGAGACAAGAGAGACATGGGTGGTGTATGTGAGGGAGAATGGGCAAGGAAGCAGATTTAAGTGCTTTTGAATGGGGTATGATGGATTTGCCAGGTGTTTTTTTCCAAGCTCaacagtgtcctgtctgtctccGGAATGGTCCATCACCCAAAAGACATGCAGCCAGCGGCAGGCCAGTGGATGAAAATGGCTCATTGATGAAAGAGGTGAAAGGAGGCTAACGCGAATTGTGCAGATCAACAGACAGTCTACAGTCAGTCAACTGACAGTCCAGCACCACACCGGTGCCAAAATACCCATAAAAGAATACACAACCCGTCGCACCTCGACAGGAATGGGGAAGGGCAGCCGACAACCTTACAGAGTTCTCCTTCCTtcaacaaaaaacaagaaattgcgGTTTCTGTGGACTAAGGAATGAAAACATTGCACACTAGAGGATTGAAAAAACATTGCCTGGTCTGATCAATACCGGTTACAGCTGTTTCACGCTGATGGGAGGACCTGAGTCTGGAGGAAACAACATGAGTCCCTGCCTCCATCATGTGGTGTGTCAACATTGCAGGCTGGAGGTGGTGTGATAGTGTGGGGTGTGCTTTCAAGGCACATATTGGGCCCCTTGATAAAAGGGGAGCAACGTTTGAAAGCCACGGGATATCTGAACATCACTGCCGATCAGGTGCATCCCTTCACGGCAGCAGTGTATCCATCTGGGAATGGATTTTGTCAGCAGGATAATGCCCCATGCCGCAAGGCTAAGATTGTCCAGGAATGATTCCATGAACATGACAGTGAAATTCACCTAAATGCAGTGGCCTGCCCAGGCACCAGATCTCAATTCAATTGCACATCTGTGGGACGAGACGGAACAAGCTACTCTGAGTAGAGATTTCCTACAAGCCTACTCAACACAACTATGGGAATGAGCTGGACTCGGCATGGGCCAGCATCCCTGTGGATCGCTTTCAACACCTTGTTGAGATGCCCTGATGAACTGAGGCTGCTCCGAGGCCAAAGGGGGTGCACCCCAATATATTTTGTCCACTCAGTGTATAATCAGGAATGCTGTACAGCGGTTTCGCCATTGGTGTAGGATAAAGAGACTTTAACAGCAAATTCATCTGAGGATCTCACATGgctgttttgaaaaagaaaccaGTGTATTGGCTTCCCCAGGCTCTGTAGCTCTTGATGAATCTCAGTGAAGGTCAAACATCATTGCCCCTCTGTTGTTAAACCATGGTCTTATTTCCAGACCTCTAGCCCTACCTGTGGGGAAAGAGTCATCTGAAGACAGGTACAGCTCTTCCAGAGGCAAGAGGGAGTCAGAGTGCAGCAGCTCCAGCTCGGCCGGCACCAGAGTCTCCATGGCTGTCCCCTGAGTCCTGGCACCTGCAGTGATCACATTGACACAGCTGGACTGAGGTGCCGAATGGAAGATCAAGTACATCATTTCTTCAATCTTACAGCACACCAGGGGTCCCAAAGCACCAgagcttacatactgtatatgcacgtggagctttaaattttaaaatcgCTTTATTACACATGAAAGAAGTGATGGTCAGCTACAAAACTTTTCAATGGGACAGAATTCGTCTGGGCCTACAGTCAAGGTGCCAGAGGTTATTGTACCTTTTAACAACAGCTTCAAAGAATATGTTTGAATATTCCTGAGGGATAAACCAGTAGATAAAGTAGCTACATAACAGGAAAAGTATACAAAACAAATCTAGGTCTATGTCAGTTTTGGATCCTGATAAACGATAAGattatttagaaaatggacaaGATTAAGGATTTAGGATTTTGCTATTTGGCTTCTTGCGCAAACTAAGTTGAAATTCACCCTCTGAATCTTGACTGTCCCCACTGGAGACAGGTGGAGCCA
This sequence is a window from Lepisosteus oculatus isolate fLepOcu1 chromosome 19, fLepOcu1.hap2, whole genome shotgun sequence. Protein-coding genes within it:
- the ciita gene encoding MHC class II transactivator isoform X2, with translation MKARIAGARTQGTAMETLVPAELELLHSDSLLPLEELYLSSDDSFPTDDDGNQLSLESSNLLGLLCSPFDAELECCYSPSSQPLEDRENIERILRFLQDDQPEILTGETEMRATTPEATGLDTISQETKVKKTNCEKRDHNSTGIISDDSPKLKRRRDPRHCRRTPKLNKRNKKCLEVTNSLPNKGISPPAVSTCSLMTLPAAQGVLQINSSPVPQVLQFSIPANGSPTLIAHCTSSFVMNNAAVQVYPSFPQHIIATPHTSPVGSSVNSRGPTFVLVPPVSLTSSQPQASPSSPAPGSVVGPESVNQTSVISSADSISTLSPASVSSPASTADTGMSPHKGSTAPPLQSSQCSEMPKCVEDYIATAKAFMYDNCQLMAIENEVALDSLYIDVPLVQRQIKTRTGKHVNKYQEKELLLFDMAERRKFEIKRSQLFEEAGQKPKELIALLGKAGMGKSTFIQKLCLDWSKGDFQHFELVFFFETKKLNLPDQTYSLKNLLFDIFPAPPPRNVDEVFRYILSNPQKVLIIFDGFDDFQDSEGLLQCPATSSTKDVYTIKQLFSGLFQKKLIVGSTILIAARPKEVLNQFLGKVDKIVELCGFSEEEIQLYTERYFKDTSCYDWAWTKVRNHNFLSALCFNPLICRFTCFLLENVGSKKSLPSTLTELYQQVFYQKLHMNTTKADPGKRQEKQNIPKLGALAWRGVKDHSCLLSHEDLCSTGLKEFGLNSGILTPYILKRKGDEEEFGCGFTDLFVQNFLGALHITAAKELNDKSLLTQTMLQQKKKKPQDDWLDVTRRFMVGLLFQKTQKHLDWLPGSTKKRLAKRNTIEAHLEKLRPSELSANRLLELCHCVYETGSTKLLRNLAQKLPEELSFSGTPLTPPDVFVLKYLLKETKDNQKNFSIDIQETAIDLPGLRELVGLNCVTSFRASVADTISLWECLQQTGEKDLLKDAVAKFTVNPFKARQLSDVENLNQLVQIYRQKKLLLCDSADSETRPDGDTFHVPAVNNLRKLEFALGPENGYLGFLRLVEVLPTLQWLQHLDLEGLTCNKIGDRGAEKLAEILPCLSSLETLNLSQNCIGDQGAEKLAQTLPSLLSLRSLSLYSNSIADSGAESMAQILPEMTSLTDLDVKFNKITDVGALKLSESLRRCPWIKSIAMWNHSIPHGVLEHLKQKDSRINLL
- the ciita gene encoding MHC class II transactivator isoform X3; the encoded protein is METLVPAELELLHSDSLLPLEELYLSSDDSFPTDDDGNQLSLESSNLLGLLCSPFDAELECCYSPSSQPLEDRENIERILRFLQDDQPEILTGETEMRATTPEATGLDTISQETKVKKTNCEKRDHNSTGIISDDSPKLKRRRDPRHCRRTPKLNKRNKKCLEVTNSLPNKGISPPAVSTCSLMTLPAAQGVLQINSSPVPQVLQFSIPANGSPTLIAHCTSSFVMNNAAVQVYPSFPQHIIATPHTSPVGSSVNSRGPTFVLVPPVSLTSSQPQASPSSPAPGSVVGPESVNQTSVISSADSISTLSPASVSSPASTADTGMSPHKGSTAPPLQSSQCSEMPKCVEDYIATAKAFMYDNCQLMAIENEVALDSLYIDVPLVQRQIKTRTGKHVNKYQEKELLLFDMAERRKFEIKRSQLFEEAGQKPKELIALLGKAGMGKSTFIQKLCLDWSKGDFQHFELVFFFETKKLNLPDQTYSLKNLLFDIFPAPPPRNVDEVFRYILSNPQKVLIIFDGFDDFQDSEGLLQCPATSSTKDVYTIKQLFSGLFQKKLIVGSTILIAARPKEVLNQFLGKVDKIVELCGFSEEEIQLYTERYFKDTSCYDWAWTKVRNHNFLSALCFNPLICRFTCFLLENVGSKKSLPSTLTELYQQVFYQKLHMNTTKADPGKRQEKQNIPKLGALAWRGVKDHSCLLSHEDLCSTGLKEFGLNSGILTPYILKRKGDEEEFGCGFTDLFVQNFLGALHITAAKELNDKSLLTQTMLQQKKKKPQDDWLDVTRRFMVGLLFQKTQKHLDWLPGSTKKRLAKRNTIEAHLEKLRPSELSANRLLELCHCVYETGSTKLLRNLAQKLPEELSFSGTPLTPPDVFVLKYLLKETKDNQKNFSIDIQETAIDLPGLRELVGLNCVTSFRASVADTISLWECLQQTGEKDLLKDAVAKFTVNPFKARQLSDVENLNQLVQIYRQKKLLLCDSADSETRPDGDTFHVPAVNNLRKLEFALGPENGYLGFLRLVEVLPTLQWLQHLDLEGLTCNKIGDRGAEKLAEILPCLSSLETLNLSQNCIGDQGAEKLAQTLPSLLSLRSLSLYSNSIADSGAESMAQILPEMTSLTDLDVKFNKITDVGALKLSESLRRCPWIKSIAMWNHSIPHGVLEHLKQKDSRINLL
- the ciita gene encoding MHC class II transactivator isoform X1, with amino-acid sequence MIHFEDVLSKVRRTLGSASSGEIQGFLADLLKAEILSKDYYLCLSKEKDAEDLARRISLPVWEKWNVCHSTIQSVLTKLPNRRTKGTTSSTSARTQGTAMETLVPAELELLHSDSLLPLEELYLSSDDSFPTDDDGNQLSLESSNLLGLLCSPFDAELECCYSPSSQPLEDRENIERILRFLQDDQPEILTGETEMRATTPEATGLDTISQETKVKKTNCEKRDHNSTGIISDDSPKLKRRRDPRHCRRTPKLNKRNKKCLEVTNSLPNKGISPPAVSTCSLMTLPAAQGVLQINSSPVPQVLQFSIPANGSPTLIAHCTSSFVMNNAAVQVYPSFPQHIIATPHTSPVGSSVNSRGPTFVLVPPVSLTSSQPQASPSSPAPGSVVGPESVNQTSVISSADSISTLSPASVSSPASTADTGMSPHKGSTAPPLQSSQCSEMPKCVEDYIATAKAFMYDNCQLMAIENEVALDSLYIDVPLVQRQIKTRTGKHVNKYQEKELLLFDMAERRKFEIKRSQLFEEAGQKPKELIALLGKAGMGKSTFIQKLCLDWSKGDFQHFELVFFFETKKLNLPDQTYSLKNLLFDIFPAPPPRNVDEVFRYILSNPQKVLIIFDGFDDFQDSEGLLQCPATSSTKDVYTIKQLFSGLFQKKLIVGSTILIAARPKEVLNQFLGKVDKIVELCGFSEEEIQLYTERYFKDTSCYDWAWTKVRNHNFLSALCFNPLICRFTCFLLENVGSKKSLPSTLTELYQQVFYQKLHMNTTKADPGKRQEKQNIPKLGALAWRGVKDHSCLLSHEDLCSTGLKEFGLNSGILTPYILKRKGDEEEFGCGFTDLFVQNFLGALHITAAKELNDKSLLTQTMLQQKKKKPQDDWLDVTRRFMVGLLFQKTQKHLDWLPGSTKKRLAKRNTIEAHLEKLRPSELSANRLLELCHCVYETGSTKLLRNLAQKLPEELSFSGTPLTPPDVFVLKYLLKETKDNQKNFSIDIQETAIDLPGLRELVGLNCVTSFRASVADTISLWECLQQTGEKDLLKDAVAKFTVNPFKARQLSDVENLNQLVQIYRQKKLLLCDSADSETRPDGDTFHVPAVNNLRKLEFALGPENGYLGFLRLVEVLPTLQWLQHLDLEGLTCNKIGDRGAEKLAEILPCLSSLETLNLSQNCIGDQGAEKLAQTLPSLLSLRSLSLYSNSIADSGAESMAQILPEMTSLTDLDVKFNKITDVGALKLSESLRRCPWIKSIAMWNHSIPHGVLEHLKQKDSRINLL